The Bos indicus x Bos taurus breed Angus x Brahman F1 hybrid chromosome 25, Bos_hybrid_MaternalHap_v2.0, whole genome shotgun sequence genome has a window encoding:
- the TELO2 gene encoding telomere length regulation protein TEL2 homolog isoform X2, with protein sequence MDPVASAVRLAVQEAVHILSSSEDGGHIISTLQSLRRYLGETETQAPPEEQEEFSRTHFSTILRCLVGKLSPDWLDLLPDGQLEELWASFFLEGPADQAFLVLMESIEGAASPSFRLMKMARLLARFLSAGRMAAVMEGQCGQQAGPASRLLQETLLTRVVGLPDHLGNRLQRETLAAFFPQNYFPLLGEEVLRVLQAVVDSLRGGLDCSVSFLSQVLGKACVHGRQKEILGVLVPRLTVLTQGNCLWQRVCWRLVECVPDRAMEAVLKGLVEAAPGPEVLSRLLGNLVTKSKKAQFVMTQKLLFLQYSCSMPMLQSLLGYLAMDSQRRPLLVQALKELLETWGSSSAIRHTPLEQQRYVSKALLICLTHLGEAELRASRDELLASLMEGVKSRLDSSLPPVRRLGMIVAEVASARLHPEGPPLKFQYEEDELTREMLALAVPRPAADGPSEAGPPVAPVSGESPDQETVDSGGPQAGWEGSDSELDSDDELVPYDMSGDGEQRGSKTPAYVRDCLEALTASEDWERWEEALRALEGLVLKSPAATREVSLELAKVLLHLEEKTAVAGFERLRQRALVAVTVTDPARVAEYLAVQFYALNYSLRQRMDILDVLALAAQELSRPGRLGKAAQRGSPGPGSQPSGAAVPAWKAVVEERVRRKTRRFCKGSTGRAAAAGPNEFNAVAGYFFFPLLQRFDRPVVTFDLLGDDQLVLGTLAHTLGALMYLAVNTAVAVPMGKALLEFVWALRFHGDAYVRRGLLSAVSSVLLSVPAEWLLADLPDELLEARSWLADVAEQDADEDCRLLAVKALLLLEKLRDRLLPLSSP encoded by the exons ATGgatcctgtggcctctgctgtccGCCTGGCAGTCCAGGAGGCTGTTCACATCCTTTCTTCATCTGAGGATGGGGGCCACATCATCTCCACGCTGCAGTCCCTGAGGCGGTACCTTGGTGAAACAGAGACCCAAGCCCCCCCTGAGGAGCAGGAAGAGTTTAGCAGGACCCACTTTTCCACCATTCTCAGATGTCTGGTCGGCAAGCTGAGCCCCGACTGGCTGGACCTGCTGCCTGATGGCCAGTTGGAGGAGCTGTGGGCCAGCTTCTTCCTGGAGGGCCCAGCTGACCAAGCCTTCCTGGTGCTGATGGAGTCCATTGAGGGTGCTGCCAG CCCCAGCTTCCGTCTGATGAAGATGGCGCGGTTGCTGGCCAGGTTCCTGAGTGCAGGCAGGATGGCCGCTGTGATGGAGGGGCAGTGTGGGCAGCAGGCGGGGCCGGCCTCCCGCCTGCTCCAGGAGACCCTTCTCACCCGGGTGGTGGGCCTGCCCGATCACCTGGGCAACCGTCTGCAGCGGGAGACGCTGGCTGCCTTCTTCCCTCAGAACTACTTCCCTCTGCTGGGCGAGGAGGTCCTGCGGGTGCTGCAGGCAGTGGTGGACTCTCTCCGAG GTGGCTTGGACTGCTCCGTCTCCTTTCTGTCTCAGGTCCTGGGCAAAGCCTGCGTCCATGGGAGACAGA AGGAGATCCTGGGCGTGCTGGTGCCCCGGCTGACAGTGCTCACCCAGGGCAACTGCCTCTGGCAGCGGGTCTGCTGGCGCCTGGTGGAGTGTGTGCCCGACCGGGCCATGGAAGCCGTGCTGAAGGGGCTCGTGGAGGCCGCCCCAGG GCCGGAGGTCCTCTCGCGGCTGCTGGGGAACCTGGTGACAAAGAGCAAGAAGGCCCAGTTTGTGATGACACAGAAGCTGCTGTTCCTGCAGTACAGCTGCTCG ATGCCCATGCTGCAGAGCCTGCTGGGGTACTTGGCCATGGATAGCCAGCGGCGCCCGCTCCTCGTGCAG GCGCTGAAGGAGCTCCTGGAGACGTGGGGCAGCAGCAGTGCCATCCGCCACACACCCCTGGAGCAGCAGCGCTATGTCAGCAAGGCCTTACTCATCTGCCTGACGCACCTGGGGGAGGCGGAGCTCCGGGCCAGCCGGGACG AGCTGCTGGCCAGCCTGATGGAGGGAGTGAAGAGCCGCCTGGACAGCAGCCTGCCGCCCGTGCGCCGCCTGGGCATGATTGTGGCCGAGGTGGCCAGCGCCCGGCTGCACCCCGAGGGGCCTCCCCTGAAGTTCCAG TACGAAGAGGATGAACTGACCCGAGAGATGCTGGCCTTGGCCGTGCCCCGGCCCGCGGCTGACGGCCCTTCGGAGGCGGG CCCGCCTGTGGCTCCCGTCAGTGGGGAGTCTCCTGACCAAGAGACGGTGGACAGTGGCGGCCCCCAGGCTGGGTGGGAGGGCTCTGACTCTGAGCTGGACAG TGATGACGAGCTTGTCCCCTATGACATGTCAGGGGATGGGGAGCAGAGGGGCAGCAAGACGCCCGCGTACGTGCGGGACTGCCTGGAAG CTCTGACCGCATCTGAAGACTGGGAGCGCTGGGAGGAGGCCCTGCGGGCCCTGGAAGGGCTAGTCCTCAAGAGCCCGGCTGCCACCCGGGAG gtgagcctggagcTGGCCAAGGTGCTGCTGCACCTGGAGGAGAAGACAGCCGTGGCAGGGTTTGAGAGGCTGCGCCAGAGGGCTCTGGTGGCCGTCACAGTCACAGACCCGGCACGG GTGGCAGAGTACCTGGCCGTGCAGTTCTACGCCCTCAACTACAGCCTCCGGCAGCGCATGGACATTCTGGAC GTCCTGGCCCTGGCCGCCCAGGAGCTGTCCCGGCCTGGGCGCCTCGGGAAGGCTGCCCAACGGGGCTCCCCGGGGCCCGGCTCCCAGCCCAGTGGGGCCGCGGTCCCAGCCTGGAAGGCGGTGGTGGAGGAGCGCGTCAGACGCAAGACCCGGCGGTTCTGCAAG GGCTCCACGGGGCGGGCAGCAGCTGCTGGCCCCAATGAATTCAACGCAGTGGCTGGATACTTCTTCTTCCCCCTCCTTCAGCGTTTCGACAG GCCTGTGGTGACCTTTGACCTTTTGGGAGATGACCAGCTGGTTCTCGGGACACTGGCCCACACCTTAGGGGCCCTGATGTATCTGGCCGTCAACACGGCG GTGGCTGTGCCCATGGGCAAGGCCCTGCTGGAGTTCGTGTGGGCTCTTCGTTTCCACGGGGACGC CTACGTGCGCCGGGGCCTGCTGTCCGCCGTGTCTTCCGTCCTTCTCAGCGTGCCAGCCGAGTGGCTGCTGGCAGACCTGCCGGACGAGCTTCTGGAGGCCCGGTCCTGGCTGGCAG ACGTGGCGGAGCAGGACGCGGACGAGGACTGCCGGCTGCTGGCGGTGaaggcgctgctgctgctggagaagCTCCGTGACAGGCTCCTCCCGCTCTCCTCTCCTTAG
- the TELO2 gene encoding telomere length regulation protein TEL2 homolog isoform X1 translates to MDPVASAVRLAVQEAVHILSSSEDGGHIISTLQSLRRYLGETETQAPPEEQEEFSRTHFSTILRCLVGKLSPDWLDLLPDGQLEELWASFFLEGPADQAFLVLMESIEGAASPSFRLMKMARLLARFLSAGRMAAVMEGQCGQQAGPASRLLQETLLTRVVGLPDHLGNRLQRETLAAFFPQNYFPLLGEEVLRVLQAVVDSLRGGLDCSVSFLSQVLGKACVHGRQKEILGVLVPRLTVLTQGNCLWQRVCWRLVECVPDRAMEAVLKGLVEAAPGPEVLSRLLGNLVTKSKKAQFVMTQKLLFLQYSCSMPMLQSLLGYLAMDSQRRPLLVQALKELLETWGSSSAIRHTPLEQQRYVSKALLICLTHLGEAELRASRDELLASLMEGVKSRLDSSLPPVRRLGMIVAEVASARLHPEGPPLKFQYEEDELTREMLALAVPRPAADGPSEAGPPVAPVSGESPDQETVDSGGPQAGWEGSDSELDSDDELVPYDMSGDGEQRGSKTPAYVRDCLEALTASEDWERWEEALRALEGLVLKSPAATREVSLELAKVLLHLEEKTAVAGFERLRQRALVAVTVTDPARVAEYLAVQFYALNYSLRQRMDILDVLALAAQELSRPGRLGKAAQRGSPGPGSQPSGAAVPAWKAVVEERVRRKTRRFCKQGSTGRAAAAGPNEFNAVAGYFFFPLLQRFDRPVVTFDLLGDDQLVLGTLAHTLGALMYLAVNTAVAVPMGKALLEFVWALRFHGDAYVRRGLLSAVSSVLLSVPAEWLLADLPDELLEARSWLADVAEQDADEDCRLLAVKALLLLEKLRDRLLPLSSP, encoded by the exons ATGgatcctgtggcctctgctgtccGCCTGGCAGTCCAGGAGGCTGTTCACATCCTTTCTTCATCTGAGGATGGGGGCCACATCATCTCCACGCTGCAGTCCCTGAGGCGGTACCTTGGTGAAACAGAGACCCAAGCCCCCCCTGAGGAGCAGGAAGAGTTTAGCAGGACCCACTTTTCCACCATTCTCAGATGTCTGGTCGGCAAGCTGAGCCCCGACTGGCTGGACCTGCTGCCTGATGGCCAGTTGGAGGAGCTGTGGGCCAGCTTCTTCCTGGAGGGCCCAGCTGACCAAGCCTTCCTGGTGCTGATGGAGTCCATTGAGGGTGCTGCCAG CCCCAGCTTCCGTCTGATGAAGATGGCGCGGTTGCTGGCCAGGTTCCTGAGTGCAGGCAGGATGGCCGCTGTGATGGAGGGGCAGTGTGGGCAGCAGGCGGGGCCGGCCTCCCGCCTGCTCCAGGAGACCCTTCTCACCCGGGTGGTGGGCCTGCCCGATCACCTGGGCAACCGTCTGCAGCGGGAGACGCTGGCTGCCTTCTTCCCTCAGAACTACTTCCCTCTGCTGGGCGAGGAGGTCCTGCGGGTGCTGCAGGCAGTGGTGGACTCTCTCCGAG GTGGCTTGGACTGCTCCGTCTCCTTTCTGTCTCAGGTCCTGGGCAAAGCCTGCGTCCATGGGAGACAGA AGGAGATCCTGGGCGTGCTGGTGCCCCGGCTGACAGTGCTCACCCAGGGCAACTGCCTCTGGCAGCGGGTCTGCTGGCGCCTGGTGGAGTGTGTGCCCGACCGGGCCATGGAAGCCGTGCTGAAGGGGCTCGTGGAGGCCGCCCCAGG GCCGGAGGTCCTCTCGCGGCTGCTGGGGAACCTGGTGACAAAGAGCAAGAAGGCCCAGTTTGTGATGACACAGAAGCTGCTGTTCCTGCAGTACAGCTGCTCG ATGCCCATGCTGCAGAGCCTGCTGGGGTACTTGGCCATGGATAGCCAGCGGCGCCCGCTCCTCGTGCAG GCGCTGAAGGAGCTCCTGGAGACGTGGGGCAGCAGCAGTGCCATCCGCCACACACCCCTGGAGCAGCAGCGCTATGTCAGCAAGGCCTTACTCATCTGCCTGACGCACCTGGGGGAGGCGGAGCTCCGGGCCAGCCGGGACG AGCTGCTGGCCAGCCTGATGGAGGGAGTGAAGAGCCGCCTGGACAGCAGCCTGCCGCCCGTGCGCCGCCTGGGCATGATTGTGGCCGAGGTGGCCAGCGCCCGGCTGCACCCCGAGGGGCCTCCCCTGAAGTTCCAG TACGAAGAGGATGAACTGACCCGAGAGATGCTGGCCTTGGCCGTGCCCCGGCCCGCGGCTGACGGCCCTTCGGAGGCGGG CCCGCCTGTGGCTCCCGTCAGTGGGGAGTCTCCTGACCAAGAGACGGTGGACAGTGGCGGCCCCCAGGCTGGGTGGGAGGGCTCTGACTCTGAGCTGGACAG TGATGACGAGCTTGTCCCCTATGACATGTCAGGGGATGGGGAGCAGAGGGGCAGCAAGACGCCCGCGTACGTGCGGGACTGCCTGGAAG CTCTGACCGCATCTGAAGACTGGGAGCGCTGGGAGGAGGCCCTGCGGGCCCTGGAAGGGCTAGTCCTCAAGAGCCCGGCTGCCACCCGGGAG gtgagcctggagcTGGCCAAGGTGCTGCTGCACCTGGAGGAGAAGACAGCCGTGGCAGGGTTTGAGAGGCTGCGCCAGAGGGCTCTGGTGGCCGTCACAGTCACAGACCCGGCACGG GTGGCAGAGTACCTGGCCGTGCAGTTCTACGCCCTCAACTACAGCCTCCGGCAGCGCATGGACATTCTGGAC GTCCTGGCCCTGGCCGCCCAGGAGCTGTCCCGGCCTGGGCGCCTCGGGAAGGCTGCCCAACGGGGCTCCCCGGGGCCCGGCTCCCAGCCCAGTGGGGCCGCGGTCCCAGCCTGGAAGGCGGTGGTGGAGGAGCGCGTCAGACGCAAGACCCGGCGGTTCTGCAAG CAGGGCTCCACGGGGCGGGCAGCAGCTGCTGGCCCCAATGAATTCAACGCAGTGGCTGGATACTTCTTCTTCCCCCTCCTTCAGCGTTTCGACAG GCCTGTGGTGACCTTTGACCTTTTGGGAGATGACCAGCTGGTTCTCGGGACACTGGCCCACACCTTAGGGGCCCTGATGTATCTGGCCGTCAACACGGCG GTGGCTGTGCCCATGGGCAAGGCCCTGCTGGAGTTCGTGTGGGCTCTTCGTTTCCACGGGGACGC CTACGTGCGCCGGGGCCTGCTGTCCGCCGTGTCTTCCGTCCTTCTCAGCGTGCCAGCCGAGTGGCTGCTGGCAGACCTGCCGGACGAGCTTCTGGAGGCCCGGTCCTGGCTGGCAG ACGTGGCGGAGCAGGACGCGGACGAGGACTGCCGGCTGCTGGCGGTGaaggcgctgctgctgctggagaagCTCCGTGACAGGCTCCTCCCGCTCTCCTCTCCTTAG
- the TELO2 gene encoding telomere length regulation protein TEL2 homolog isoform X3, giving the protein MDPVASAVRLAVQEAVHILSSSEDGGHIISTLQSLRRYLGETETQAPPEEQEEFSRTHFSTILRCLVGKLSPDWLDLLPDGQLEELWASFFLEGPADQAFLVLMESIEGAASPSFRLMKMARLLARFLSAGRMAAVMEGQCGQQAGPASRLLQETLLTRVVGLPDHLGNRLQRETLAAFFPQNYFPLLGEEVLRVLQAVVDSLRGGLDCSVSFLSQVLGKACVHGRQKEILGVLVPRLTVLTQGNCLWQRVCWRLVECVPDRAMEAVLKGLVEAAPGPEVLSRLLGNLVTKSKKAQFVMTQKLLFLQYSCSMPMLQSLLGYLAMDSQRRPLLVQALKELLETWGSSSAIRHTPLEQQRYVSKALLICLTHLGEAELRASRDELLASLMEGVKSRLDSSLPPVRRLGMIVAEVASARLHPEGPPLKFQYEEDELTREMLALAVPRPAADGPSEAGDDELVPYDMSGDGEQRGSKTPAYVRDCLEALTASEDWERWEEALRALEGLVLKSPAATREVSLELAKVLLHLEEKTAVAGFERLRQRALVAVTVTDPARVAEYLAVQFYALNYSLRQRMDILDVLALAAQELSRPGRLGKAAQRGSPGPGSQPSGAAVPAWKAVVEERVRRKTRRFCKQGSTGRAAAAGPNEFNAVAGYFFFPLLQRFDRPVVTFDLLGDDQLVLGTLAHTLGALMYLAVNTAVAVPMGKALLEFVWALRFHGDAYVRRGLLSAVSSVLLSVPAEWLLADLPDELLEARSWLADVAEQDADEDCRLLAVKALLLLEKLRDRLLPLSSP; this is encoded by the exons ATGgatcctgtggcctctgctgtccGCCTGGCAGTCCAGGAGGCTGTTCACATCCTTTCTTCATCTGAGGATGGGGGCCACATCATCTCCACGCTGCAGTCCCTGAGGCGGTACCTTGGTGAAACAGAGACCCAAGCCCCCCCTGAGGAGCAGGAAGAGTTTAGCAGGACCCACTTTTCCACCATTCTCAGATGTCTGGTCGGCAAGCTGAGCCCCGACTGGCTGGACCTGCTGCCTGATGGCCAGTTGGAGGAGCTGTGGGCCAGCTTCTTCCTGGAGGGCCCAGCTGACCAAGCCTTCCTGGTGCTGATGGAGTCCATTGAGGGTGCTGCCAG CCCCAGCTTCCGTCTGATGAAGATGGCGCGGTTGCTGGCCAGGTTCCTGAGTGCAGGCAGGATGGCCGCTGTGATGGAGGGGCAGTGTGGGCAGCAGGCGGGGCCGGCCTCCCGCCTGCTCCAGGAGACCCTTCTCACCCGGGTGGTGGGCCTGCCCGATCACCTGGGCAACCGTCTGCAGCGGGAGACGCTGGCTGCCTTCTTCCCTCAGAACTACTTCCCTCTGCTGGGCGAGGAGGTCCTGCGGGTGCTGCAGGCAGTGGTGGACTCTCTCCGAG GTGGCTTGGACTGCTCCGTCTCCTTTCTGTCTCAGGTCCTGGGCAAAGCCTGCGTCCATGGGAGACAGA AGGAGATCCTGGGCGTGCTGGTGCCCCGGCTGACAGTGCTCACCCAGGGCAACTGCCTCTGGCAGCGGGTCTGCTGGCGCCTGGTGGAGTGTGTGCCCGACCGGGCCATGGAAGCCGTGCTGAAGGGGCTCGTGGAGGCCGCCCCAGG GCCGGAGGTCCTCTCGCGGCTGCTGGGGAACCTGGTGACAAAGAGCAAGAAGGCCCAGTTTGTGATGACACAGAAGCTGCTGTTCCTGCAGTACAGCTGCTCG ATGCCCATGCTGCAGAGCCTGCTGGGGTACTTGGCCATGGATAGCCAGCGGCGCCCGCTCCTCGTGCAG GCGCTGAAGGAGCTCCTGGAGACGTGGGGCAGCAGCAGTGCCATCCGCCACACACCCCTGGAGCAGCAGCGCTATGTCAGCAAGGCCTTACTCATCTGCCTGACGCACCTGGGGGAGGCGGAGCTCCGGGCCAGCCGGGACG AGCTGCTGGCCAGCCTGATGGAGGGAGTGAAGAGCCGCCTGGACAGCAGCCTGCCGCCCGTGCGCCGCCTGGGCATGATTGTGGCCGAGGTGGCCAGCGCCCGGCTGCACCCCGAGGGGCCTCCCCTGAAGTTCCAG TACGAAGAGGATGAACTGACCCGAGAGATGCTGGCCTTGGCCGTGCCCCGGCCCGCGGCTGACGGCCCTTCGGAGGCGGG TGATGACGAGCTTGTCCCCTATGACATGTCAGGGGATGGGGAGCAGAGGGGCAGCAAGACGCCCGCGTACGTGCGGGACTGCCTGGAAG CTCTGACCGCATCTGAAGACTGGGAGCGCTGGGAGGAGGCCCTGCGGGCCCTGGAAGGGCTAGTCCTCAAGAGCCCGGCTGCCACCCGGGAG gtgagcctggagcTGGCCAAGGTGCTGCTGCACCTGGAGGAGAAGACAGCCGTGGCAGGGTTTGAGAGGCTGCGCCAGAGGGCTCTGGTGGCCGTCACAGTCACAGACCCGGCACGG GTGGCAGAGTACCTGGCCGTGCAGTTCTACGCCCTCAACTACAGCCTCCGGCAGCGCATGGACATTCTGGAC GTCCTGGCCCTGGCCGCCCAGGAGCTGTCCCGGCCTGGGCGCCTCGGGAAGGCTGCCCAACGGGGCTCCCCGGGGCCCGGCTCCCAGCCCAGTGGGGCCGCGGTCCCAGCCTGGAAGGCGGTGGTGGAGGAGCGCGTCAGACGCAAGACCCGGCGGTTCTGCAAG CAGGGCTCCACGGGGCGGGCAGCAGCTGCTGGCCCCAATGAATTCAACGCAGTGGCTGGATACTTCTTCTTCCCCCTCCTTCAGCGTTTCGACAG GCCTGTGGTGACCTTTGACCTTTTGGGAGATGACCAGCTGGTTCTCGGGACACTGGCCCACACCTTAGGGGCCCTGATGTATCTGGCCGTCAACACGGCG GTGGCTGTGCCCATGGGCAAGGCCCTGCTGGAGTTCGTGTGGGCTCTTCGTTTCCACGGGGACGC CTACGTGCGCCGGGGCCTGCTGTCCGCCGTGTCTTCCGTCCTTCTCAGCGTGCCAGCCGAGTGGCTGCTGGCAGACCTGCCGGACGAGCTTCTGGAGGCCCGGTCCTGGCTGGCAG ACGTGGCGGAGCAGGACGCGGACGAGGACTGCCGGCTGCTGGCGGTGaaggcgctgctgctgctggagaagCTCCGTGACAGGCTCCTCCCGCTCTCCTCTCCTTAG